The Malus domestica chromosome 06, GDT2T_hap1 genome has a segment encoding these proteins:
- the LOC103450783 gene encoding cinnamoyl-CoA reductase 1-like gives MAGEAADQKEKVCVTGAGGFTASWVVNLLLSRDYVVHGTVRQPGDSKYAHLNKLEKASVNLKLFKADLLDYDSLRLAIEGCSGVFHVASPVPNSLNDSDPEEFLEPAIKGTLNVLKACKEAKVKRVVVVSSIAAVVMNPEWPKDQVKDETCWSVPEYIKTTKKWYYLSKTEAEREALEFGKRNGLEVVTVCPSIILGPILQSTLNSSSSLIVKTIIGGLESLGCNYWTFVDVRDLADALLLAYNKPEAAGERYLCNSHSIGIRDVVEKYLRPTYPDYKYPKNLTYAEEEVQHFSSEKLQKLGWTFRPVEETLNDSIESYRKAGIVG, from the exons ATGGCGGGTGAGGCGGCTGATCAGAAAGAAAAAGTATGCGTGACTGGAGCTGGAGGATTTACTGCCTCTTGGGTCGTCAACCTCCTTCTCTCCAGGGACTATGTTGTTCATGGAACTGTCAGGCAACCAG GAGATAGCAAGTATGCTCACTTGAACAAGCTTGAGAAAGCATCAGTGAACCTCAAACTGTTCAAGGCAGATTTGTTGGACTACGACTCTCTTCGTTTGGCCATTGAAGGTTGCAGCGGAGTCTTCCATGTTGCCAGCCCTGTACCCAATTCTCTTAATGATTCAGACCCTGAG GAGTTTCTTGAACCAGCAATAAAGGGAACGCTGAATGTACTCAAGGCTTGCAAAGAGGCCAAAGTGAAGAGAGTTGTAGTTGTGTCGTCTATAGCCGCCGTCGTTATGAACCCGGAGTGGCCTAAGGATCAAGTCAAGGACGAGACTTGTTGGTCCGTTCCCgaatatataaaaacaacaaagaaatgGTACTATCTTTCGAAAACAGAAGCAGAACGCGAGGCTCTGGAGTTTGGAAAAAGAAATGGACTTGAGGTTGTGACTGTTTGTCCTTCTATCATTTTGGGGCCAATCTTGCAATCCACTCTCAATTCCAGTAGCTCTCTCATTGTTAAAACTATAATAG GTGGTCTTGAGTCCTTGGGATGCAATTACTGGACGTTCGTGGATGTTCGTGATTTAGCTGATGCGCTGCTTCTTGCATACAACAAGCCTGAGGCTGCAGGAGAAAGATACTTATGCAATTCACACTCAATTGGCATACGAGATGTGGTGGAGAAATACTTAAGGCCTACATATCCCGATTACAAGTACCCCAAGAA CCTTACCTATGCAGAGGAAGAAGTTCAACACTTTAGTTCCGAAAAATTGCAGAAGTTGGGTTGGACTTTCCGGCCAGTTGAGGAAACGCTTAATGATTCTATTGAAAGCTACCGGAAGGCTGGAATCGTGGGTTAG